One segment of uncultured Propionivibrio sp. DNA contains the following:
- a CDS encoding DASS family sodium-coupled anion symporter, which produces MSTAQAEKGKPSASADEPQGLMARYGLFLASIALVIIVALPHQTGLPVAGQNMLGILVFSVIIWMTEAVSYPVSAVLITTLTAFLLGFSPEIADPTKVMGTSKGLSIALNGFSNTAWALVGGALFLAAAMTHTGLDKRIALVVLSKVGAKTSRVLIGVIVVGFLLSFVVPSTTARVSCMVPIVMGIIVAFGVPLKSRFAAVLMIAVAQADSLWNIGIKTAAAQNMIAVSFIEKQLGVNISWLDWFIAAAPFSAIMSVILYFVLLKMIPPETQEIAGGQAIVAKALADLGPMKPAEKKLTIISLTLLFFWATEKIVHPFDTSTTTIAAIALMFLPRIGVMNWKQAQGAIPWGTLVLFGIGISLGSALLSTKAASWLATWITAAFGLQTASALAILAILAAFLIIIHLGFASATGLAAAMIPIIISVLQSVKTPGIDVVGMTMILQYVVSFGMILPVNAPQNMVAYGTDTFEVRDFVRTGIPLTIIAYLLILVMGTTYWKWLGYMS; this is translated from the coding sequence ATGAGCACCGCTCAAGCAGAAAAGGGGAAACCCAGCGCATCGGCCGACGAGCCGCAGGGCCTCATGGCCCGTTACGGCCTGTTCCTGGCCAGCATCGCACTGGTCATCATCGTCGCACTGCCGCATCAGACCGGACTGCCCGTCGCCGGACAGAACATGCTCGGCATTCTGGTGTTCTCGGTCATCATCTGGATGACCGAGGCGGTGTCCTACCCGGTCAGCGCCGTCCTGATTACGACACTAACGGCCTTCCTGCTCGGCTTTTCGCCGGAAATTGCCGACCCGACGAAGGTCATGGGCACCTCGAAGGGTCTGTCGATCGCACTCAACGGTTTCAGCAACACTGCCTGGGCGCTCGTCGGCGGCGCACTGTTCCTCGCCGCAGCGATGACCCACACCGGCCTCGACAAGCGCATCGCGCTCGTCGTGCTGTCGAAGGTCGGCGCCAAAACGAGCCGCGTGCTGATCGGCGTCATCGTCGTCGGCTTCCTGCTGAGCTTCGTCGTTCCCAGTACGACCGCCCGTGTCTCGTGCATGGTGCCGATCGTCATGGGCATCATCGTCGCCTTCGGCGTACCACTCAAGAGCCGCTTCGCCGCCGTGCTGATGATCGCCGTCGCACAGGCCGACAGTCTCTGGAACATCGGCATCAAGACAGCCGCCGCCCAGAACATGATCGCCGTCAGCTTCATCGAGAAGCAACTCGGCGTGAATATTTCCTGGCTTGACTGGTTCATCGCCGCCGCGCCGTTCTCGGCCATCATGTCGGTCATCCTGTACTTTGTCCTGCTCAAGATGATCCCGCCGGAAACCCAGGAAATCGCCGGCGGACAAGCGATCGTCGCGAAGGCCCTGGCCGACCTCGGCCCGATGAAACCGGCCGAGAAGAAGCTGACCATCATCTCGCTGACGCTGCTCTTCTTCTGGGCGACCGAAAAAATTGTCCACCCGTTCGACACCTCGACGACAACCATCGCCGCCATCGCGCTGATGTTCCTTCCGCGTATCGGTGTCATGAACTGGAAGCAGGCACAGGGTGCCATCCCCTGGGGAACGCTGGTGCTGTTCGGCATCGGTATCAGCCTCGGCTCGGCGCTGCTGTCGACCAAGGCCGCCTCCTGGCTTGCCACCTGGATCACCGCCGCCTTCGGCCTGCAAACTGCCTCGGCACTCGCCATCCTCGCCATCCTGGCGGCATTCCTGATCATCATCCACCTCGGCTTCGCAAGCGCCACCGGCCTTGCCGCCGCGATGATCCCGATCATCATCTCGGTGCTGCAGAGCGTGAAAACGCCCGGCATCGATGTCGTCGGCATGACGATGATCCTCCAGTATGTCGTCAGCTTCGGCATGATCCTGCCGGTCAACGCGCCGCAGAACATGGTCGCCTACGGCACCGACACCTTTGAAGTGCGTGACTTCGTGCGCACCGGCATTCCGCTGACGATCATCGCCTACCTGCTGATCCTCGTCATGGGGACAACCTACTGGAAGTGGCTCGGCTACATGAGCTGA
- a CDS encoding ATP-binding protein, with amino-acid sequence MGFLAYLSLHANQNWRWLGLRILAAATLCGLGGWLVATQILQGQIDRLGQQSLHRAEFYRQSLESLLSRNTSLPRIIAREDRLKAVLRNPDSASARAAVNHYLADIRRDADINAAFLMDRNGLTLAASNFDQPGSYVGNSYAFRPYFLDAMQNGLGIFYGIGATTGDPGYFLTAPIEIDGQRLGAATVKISLDDFESALTRSGDKVLIADANGVIFLSSIAEWKYLSLTPLDADAQRRIEASRQYRERHINHLDAGLRLQAAPYLVRLKLPDSPAQNTLVVSVPTGSLGWSILLLARTGPERQNALFAGIAAAFALAFIFSMIIYFRLSVRRHEERVQADARLRQAHQELEQRIAERTADLRATNTSLEERIDRLKTTERILRETGDNAVQAGKLAVLGQMAAGISHEVNQPLTAMHTLTDNARDLLDRGDLGEVRSNLDGIKQMAERMGRIAGEIKNFTRKSPVEKQAVPVLNVACQAAMLVESRRRATKASITLPEIPETLAVLADPQRLEQVLVNLLLNALDAVATAPVRQVTLLAAVDAERVRITVQDSGTGIPENALAHLFEPFFTTKSSGQGLGLGLSISRMIVQELGGTIEAHNRENGGADFCITLDKA; translated from the coding sequence ATGGGATTTCTTGCCTATCTTTCGCTGCATGCGAACCAAAACTGGCGCTGGCTCGGGTTGCGCATTCTCGCCGCGGCCACGCTCTGCGGACTCGGCGGCTGGCTCGTCGCCACCCAGATACTGCAAGGGCAGATTGACAGGCTTGGCCAGCAATCGCTTCATCGTGCAGAATTCTATCGCCAGAGCCTCGAATCGCTGCTCTCGCGCAACACCTCGCTGCCCCGTATCATCGCCCGCGAAGATCGCCTGAAAGCGGTGCTCCGAAATCCGGACTCAGCCAGCGCGCGCGCCGCCGTCAACCACTATCTTGCGGACATCCGCCGCGATGCCGACATCAACGCGGCCTTCCTGATGGACCGCAACGGTCTGACACTGGCGGCAAGCAATTTCGACCAACCTGGCTCCTACGTCGGCAACAGTTACGCCTTCCGCCCGTACTTTCTCGACGCGATGCAAAACGGACTCGGCATCTTCTACGGCATCGGCGCAACCACCGGAGATCCCGGCTATTTCCTGACCGCGCCGATCGAAATCGACGGCCAACGCCTGGGTGCCGCCACCGTCAAGATCAGTCTTGACGACTTCGAATCGGCACTGACCCGCAGCGGCGACAAAGTGCTGATCGCCGATGCCAACGGCGTCATCTTTCTGTCATCGATCGCCGAATGGAAGTATCTTTCGCTGACACCGCTTGATGCCGATGCACAGCGCCGCATCGAAGCCTCGCGGCAATATCGCGAACGCCACATCAACCACCTCGATGCCGGACTCAGGCTCCAGGCCGCGCCCTATCTGGTGCGGCTAAAGCTCCCCGACAGCCCCGCCCAGAACACGCTTGTCGTTTCGGTGCCGACCGGCTCCCTCGGCTGGTCGATTCTGTTGCTCGCGCGCACTGGTCCCGAACGACAGAATGCGCTCTTCGCCGGCATTGCCGCCGCATTCGCGCTGGCCTTCATCTTCTCGATGATCATTTACTTCCGCCTCAGCGTTCGTCGTCATGAAGAACGTGTGCAAGCGGACGCCCGCCTGCGCCAGGCGCATCAGGAACTCGAACAGCGCATCGCCGAACGCACCGCCGACCTGCGCGCCACCAACACTTCGCTCGAAGAACGCATCGACCGGCTCAAGACGACCGAGCGCATCCTGCGCGAAACCGGCGACAACGCCGTCCAGGCCGGCAAGCTCGCAGTACTGGGACAAATGGCGGCCGGCATCAGCCACGAGGTCAACCAACCGCTCACCGCCATGCACACTCTGACCGACAACGCGCGCGACCTGCTCGATCGCGGCGATCTCGGCGAAGTCCGCAGCAATCTCGACGGCATCAAGCAGATGGCCGAACGCATGGGCCGCATTGCCGGCGAGATCAAGAACTTCACGCGCAAGTCGCCGGTCGAGAAGCAGGCGGTGCCAGTCCTCAATGTGGCGTGCCAGGCAGCCATGCTCGTCGAATCGCGGCGACGTGCGACCAAGGCCTCCATCACGCTGCCCGAAATCCCCGAAACGCTCGCCGTACTCGCCGACCCGCAGCGCCTCGAACAGGTGCTCGTCAACCTGCTGCTCAATGCCCTGGATGCCGTCGCCACCGCCCCTGTCCGACAGGTTACCCTGCTTGCCGCCGTCGATGCCGAGCGCGTCCGCATCACCGTGCAGGACAGCGGCACCGGCATTCCGGAGAATGCGCTCGCCCATCTTTTCGAACCCTTCTTCACGACCAAGTCCTCGGGGCAAGGTCTCGGACTGGGTCTATCGATATCACGCATGATCGTCCAGGAACTCGGCGGAACGATCGAAGCACACAATCGCGAAAACGGCGGCGCCGATTTTTGCATCACGCTGGATAAAGCATGA
- a CDS encoding sigma-54 dependent transcriptional regulator, translated as MTDTTDTPPRPTLVYLVEDDELVRRACEQAMKLADIPVRGFSSAEHALAALDDEPPGVIVSDVRMLGISGLELLERMQARDRDIPVILVTGHGDVSMAVQAMRAHAYDFIEKPFSSARLIDVVRRALEKRALIEENQRLREQLGSLRDTPLIGHSEGIQRIVRTIDSLAPTDVDILILGETGTGKEVVAQALHARSGRSGPFVALNCGALPEPVFESEMFGHETGAFTGAEKRRIGKIEYADKGTLFLDEIESMPLALQVKLLRVLQERTLERLGSNASIPVSCRVVAATKTDLKQLVAQGRFRADLYYRLNVVTLELPPLRQRLNDIAPLMTYFISQASRRFNREAPAWGELDLLRWQQHDWPGNVRELKAAAERLCLGLTDGLETTPSADISLNARLDQFERSLIRDALRTTRGNVAEAAEALRLPKKTLYDKLARHQLDPEDFRTTSRN; from the coding sequence ATGACCGACACGACCGACACGCCCCCCCGTCCGACGCTCGTCTATCTCGTCGAGGACGACGAACTCGTGCGACGCGCCTGCGAGCAGGCGATGAAGCTGGCCGACATTCCGGTCCGCGGCTTTTCCTCCGCCGAACACGCGCTCGCCGCCCTCGACGACGAACCGCCGGGCGTCATCGTCAGCGATGTGCGGATGCTTGGCATCAGCGGGCTCGAACTGCTCGAACGCATGCAGGCGCGCGACCGCGACATCCCCGTTATCCTCGTCACCGGTCACGGCGACGTGTCGATGGCGGTCCAGGCAATGCGTGCGCATGCCTACGACTTCATTGAGAAGCCCTTCAGCTCGGCCCGGCTGATCGATGTTGTCCGCCGTGCCCTGGAAAAGCGCGCGCTGATCGAGGAAAACCAGCGACTGCGCGAACAGCTCGGCAGCCTGCGCGACACGCCCCTGATCGGCCATTCGGAAGGCATCCAGCGCATCGTCCGGACCATCGATTCGCTGGCGCCCACCGACGTCGACATCCTGATCCTCGGCGAGACAGGGACCGGCAAGGAGGTCGTCGCCCAGGCACTGCATGCGCGCAGTGGCCGCAGCGGCCCATTCGTCGCGCTCAACTGCGGCGCCCTGCCGGAACCGGTGTTCGAAAGCGAGATGTTCGGCCACGAGACCGGCGCCTTCACGGGCGCCGAAAAACGCCGGATCGGCAAGATCGAATACGCGGACAAGGGCACGCTCTTTCTCGACGAAATCGAATCGATGCCACTCGCACTGCAGGTCAAGTTGCTTCGCGTGTTGCAGGAGCGGACGCTGGAACGGCTCGGCAGCAACGCCAGCATCCCCGTGTCATGCCGCGTCGTCGCGGCGACCAAGACCGACCTCAAGCAACTGGTCGCACAGGGACGTTTCCGCGCCGACCTCTACTACCGCCTTAATGTCGTGACGCTCGAACTGCCACCGCTGCGGCAACGCCTCAACGATATCGCACCGCTGATGACCTACTTCATCTCGCAAGCCAGCCGCCGTTTCAACCGCGAGGCGCCCGCGTGGGGCGAGCTCGATCTGCTGCGCTGGCAGCAACACGACTGGCCGGGCAACGTTCGCGAACTCAAGGCAGCGGCGGAGCGGCTATGCCTCGGCCTGACCGATGGCCTCGAAACGACGCCGTCCGCCGATATTTCGCTGAACGCCCGGCTCGATCAGTTCGAACGCAGCCTGATCCGCGACGCGCTGCGAACGACGCGGGGCAACGTCGCCGAAGCCGCCGAGGCGCTGCGCCTGCCGAAAAAAACGCTGTACGACAAACTCGCCCGTCACCAACTCGACCCGGAAGATTTCCGCACGACTTCGCGCAACTGA